A genome region from Christensenella minuta includes the following:
- a CDS encoding TatD family hydrolase, whose product MLFDTHVHLLDERFDDDREAVLAQLTGHGVGNVVEASSDLENSIHAAALAREHHTVHAAVGLHPHSASEWDGRTEDELRTLLQEPKVVAAGEIGLDYHYDFSPREKQKEVFEKQIRLALDVDVPIVVHSREATADTMEILRKYPGVRGEMHCFSGSVETAKELVKMGFYIAFGGALTFKNARKTVEAAQAVPLDRLLVETDCPYMTPVPFRGKRNEPAYVRYVAEKLAEVRGIPTEEIIRITEENAKRFFGLA is encoded by the coding sequence ATGCTTTTTGATACGCACGTCCATCTTCTGGATGAACGGTTTGACGATGACCGCGAAGCGGTTCTTGCACAGCTTACCGGGCATGGAGTGGGAAACGTGGTAGAGGCCTCCTCCGACCTTGAGAACAGTATCCATGCGGCGGCGCTTGCGCGGGAACATCATACCGTGCATGCGGCGGTAGGGCTTCATCCGCACAGCGCGAGCGAATGGGACGGACGTACGGAAGATGAGCTGCGGACTCTGCTGCAAGAGCCTAAAGTCGTTGCGGCAGGAGAGATCGGGCTTGATTATCATTATGATTTTTCGCCGCGGGAAAAGCAAAAAGAGGTGTTTGAAAAGCAGATACGGCTTGCGCTGGATGTGGATGTGCCGATCGTGGTGCACAGCCGCGAGGCGACGGCTGATACGATGGAGATACTGAGAAAATATCCGGGTGTGCGGGGAGAGATGCACTGCTTTTCGGGAAGCGTGGAAACTGCAAAGGAGCTTGTGAAGATGGGCTTCTATATCGCGTTTGGCGGCGCGCTGACTTTTAAAAACGCCCGGAAAACGGTGGAGGCGGCACAGGCCGTCCCGCTCGACCGTTTGCTGGTGGAAACGGACTGTCCCTATATGACGCCCGTTCCGTTCCGGGGTAAAAGAAACGAACCGGCCTATGTGAGGTATGTGGCGGAAAAACTCGCGGAAGTAAGGGGAATTCCGACGGAGGAAATCATCCGCATAACAGAAGAAAATGCAAAACGGTTTTTCGGGCTTGCATAA
- a CDS encoding tRNA1(Val) (adenine(37)-N6)-methyltransferase, with the protein MERIDDLQLKGLSIIQDTELFCFGTDAVLLADFVRLKKNARVADLGTGTGILPLLLYGRREDISVQALELQEALCSLARRSVERNGLTDRIEIIHGDIREARRLLTGEFDAVVSNPPYEKENAGIGSKTESHRLARFEAAITFPALCASARALLRSGGRFTCIHRASRAAGLFAALRENRLEPKEVRFVHSFVDRPAAQVLISAVKDGSEGIEVLPPLVVYRGDGSETDEIRKIYHRDGI; encoded by the coding sequence ATGGAACGAATCGACGATCTTCAACTGAAGGGGCTTTCCATCATACAGGATACCGAATTGTTTTGTTTCGGGACGGATGCGGTCCTGCTGGCAGATTTTGTGCGCCTGAAAAAGAACGCCCGCGTAGCGGATCTTGGGACAGGGACGGGTATTCTTCCCTTGCTGCTTTATGGACGCAGGGAGGATATTTCCGTACAGGCGCTCGAATTGCAGGAAGCCCTCTGCAGCCTTGCGCGGCGCAGTGTGGAAAGGAACGGGCTTACGGACCGGATCGAAATTATCCACGGGGATATCCGCGAGGCGCGCCGCCTGCTTACGGGCGAATTTGACGCCGTGGTCTCGAATCCTCCTTATGAAAAGGAAAATGCCGGTATCGGCAGCAAAACCGAATCCCACCGGCTCGCGCGGTTCGAGGCCGCCATTACGTTTCCGGCGCTTTGCGCTTCTGCGCGCGCGCTTTTGCGTTCCGGCGGGCGATTCACCTGCATCCACCGGGCGTCGCGTGCCGCCGGACTGTTCGCGGCCCTGCGTGAAAACCGGCTGGAGCCAAAAGAGGTGCGTTTTGTCCACAGCTTTGTAGACAGGCCGGCGGCACAGGTGCTGATTTCAGCGGTAAAGGATGGCAGCGAAGGGATCGAAGTCCTCCCGCCGCTGGTGGTGTACCGCGGGGACGGCAGCGAAACGGACGAGATTAGGAAAATATATCATCGGGACGGGATTTAA
- a CDS encoding PSP1 domain-containing protein → MSFIIGVRFAEVGKIYYFDPGKLELQLDDKVIVETARGVEFGEVVLAPREVEESQVTKPLKKVLRKADERDLKKIEANKQKEREAFRTCSERIAKHKMDMKLIDVEYTFDGNKIIFYFTAEGRVDFRELVKDLASVFKTRIELRQIGVRDEAKKIGGLGPCGRPCCCSAFLGDFQPVSIKMAKEQNLSLSPTKISGLCGRLMCCLNYEQEHYHDMCRKLPRVGHAVKTPDGPGEVADANALTGKVKVKMPLEDGTFEFVVYDHSEIRVKDAGPRKGKKKEGKETAADREIKSPEGK, encoded by the coding sequence ATGAGTTTTATTATCGGCGTAAGGTTTGCCGAAGTAGGAAAGATATATTATTTCGATCCAGGCAAGCTGGAGCTGCAATTGGATGATAAAGTGATCGTTGAAACCGCGCGGGGCGTGGAATTCGGCGAAGTGGTGCTCGCGCCGCGCGAGGTAGAGGAAAGCCAGGTCACAAAGCCGCTGAAAAAGGTATTGCGTAAAGCGGACGAGAGGGACCTCAAAAAAATCGAGGCCAACAAGCAGAAGGAAAGGGAAGCCTTCCGGACCTGCAGTGAACGGATCGCGAAGCATAAGATGGATATGAAGCTGATCGACGTTGAATATACGTTTGACGGCAATAAAATCATCTTTTATTTTACCGCCGAGGGGCGGGTCGATTTCCGGGAGCTTGTCAAAGACCTGGCATCCGTATTCAAGACGCGTATCGAGCTCCGGCAGATCGGCGTGCGCGATGAGGCCAAAAAGATCGGCGGCCTCGGCCCGTGCGGCCGTCCGTGCTGCTGCAGCGCGTTTCTCGGGGATTTCCAGCCGGTTTCGATTAAGATGGCGAAGGAGCAGAACCTATCCCTTTCTCCGACAAAAATCAGCGGGCTGTGCGGCAGGCTGATGTGCTGCCTTAATTACGAGCAGGAACACTACCACGATATGTGCCGCAAGCTGCCGCGTGTCGGCCACGCCGTGAAAACGCCGGACGGTCCGGGCGAAGTGGCGGATGCCAATGCGCTCACCGGCAAGGTAAAGGTGAAAATGCCCCTTGAAGACGGAACGTTTGAATTTGTGGTTTACGATCATTCCGAGATCCGCGTGAAGGACGCGGGGCCGAGAAAAGGGAAAAAGAAGGAAGGAAAAGAAACCGCGGCGGACAGAGAAATAAAATCGCCGGAAGGCAAATAA
- a CDS encoding DNA polymerase III subunit, translating into MNEILENALKTGNIAGAYLIAGSSPEATQEQIDEFLLHVFCKDGTGCGACPGCLKYLHRNHADLFIIEPAKSTISIGDVREIPAAVAKKPYEGGYQAVVIARADAMTPQAQNALLKVIEEPPGHTVFMLGAQNTKNILPTILSRCIILKMSFSREETEKLLHEEQNLPTLRARVLAGAAKGDYHLAAAYLGKGFFEIRDDMILALNRLFTAKNMATSATLELFTKHEGAVDLCLTAALQYLADVLLYKHTGEVLVNEDKLPEISRHAKLRDFVLVNTQQILFDGMVKRAQCAGLNAKLALESMLFHILEVIL; encoded by the coding sequence ATGAATGAGATACTGGAAAATGCGCTGAAAACAGGAAACATCGCAGGAGCTTACCTGATCGCGGGATCGTCGCCTGAAGCGACGCAGGAGCAGATCGATGAATTTCTGCTGCACGTGTTCTGTAAGGACGGAACGGGCTGCGGAGCCTGCCCTGGCTGCCTGAAATATTTGCACAGGAACCATGCGGACCTGTTCATCATTGAACCGGCCAAGAGCACTATCAGCATCGGCGATGTGCGCGAGATTCCTGCGGCGGTCGCCAAGAAACCATATGAAGGCGGGTATCAAGCCGTTGTCATTGCCCGCGCGGACGCGATGACGCCCCAGGCCCAAAACGCCCTCCTGAAGGTGATCGAAGAGCCGCCGGGCCACACCGTATTTATGCTGGGAGCGCAGAATACCAAAAATATATTGCCTACCATTCTTTCCCGGTGTATAATTTTAAAGATGTCATTTTCCCGCGAGGAAACGGAAAAACTGCTGCACGAAGAGCAAAATCTGCCCACGCTGCGTGCACGCGTTCTCGCCGGCGCCGCAAAGGGAGATTATCATTTGGCGGCGGCGTATCTCGGGAAGGGTTTTTTCGAGATAAGGGATGATATGATCCTCGCTTTAAACCGCCTGTTTACAGCCAAAAATATGGCGACAAGCGCTACGCTGGAGCTTTTCACAAAGCATGAGGGCGCCGTAGACCTGTGCCTTACGGCGGCATTACAGTACCTTGCCGACGTATTGCTTTATAAACACACGGGGGAGGTACTGGTCAATGAGGATAAGCTGCCGGAAATTTCCCGGCACGCAAAGCTGCGGGATTTTGTATTGGTGAACACGCAGCAAATATTGTTTGACGGCATGGTAAAGCGTGCACAGTGCGCGGGGCTGAATGCGAAGCTTGCTCTTGAGAGTATGCTTTTTCACATATTGGAGGTTATTCTATGA
- a CDS encoding aminotransferase class I/II-fold pyridoxal phosphate-dependent enzyme, with the protein MKTPIVEMLDRVSGEARSRFCMPGHKGKAGFLPEAVNTLDITELPGADNLYHPQSAIREAQELHAEYTGARESYFLVNGSSCGVQAAVLSGLEPGDTVIVARDIHLSAVNAFIMADVKPVFVYPSARETDVPCVVSVQDVASAVALHKKAKAVYLTYPNYYGLCADLNGICAVAHEAGMKVICDAAHAAAFDFSDLLPTAPAPAGCDVWTCSLHKTLGAMNQCAVLNAGVESGLQPEVIQARLNMLQTTSPSYLLLASADYALGFMREEGRQKLNTAIQLVEENMRRIEALGGYRCVFQDVPKQTGAYDRDILRLVIDVTDRGVSGFGAARFLQEKGIAVETADIANIVLICTAADTAEDFELLKAALSEIKGSNYKIRRMMTAEDLKQVYLPQVSMPMRRAFFAERRSVPLEEGIGCIAAAPAGAYPPGVPVILPGQKITEDMVDYLVLLRNRGYGLFGIYRNEIEIACV; encoded by the coding sequence ATGAAGACACCGATCGTAGAAATGCTGGACCGCGTTTCCGGAGAGGCGCGGTCGCGTTTTTGTATGCCCGGCCATAAAGGGAAGGCGGGCTTTTTGCCTGAAGCGGTAAACACTCTGGATATCACGGAGCTTCCGGGGGCGGATAACCTCTACCATCCCCAAAGCGCGATTAGGGAAGCGCAGGAGCTGCATGCGGAATATACGGGTGCGCGCGAAAGCTATTTCCTGGTAAACGGAAGCTCATGCGGCGTGCAGGCGGCGGTGCTTTCGGGTTTGGAGCCGGGGGACACGGTGATCGTCGCGCGGGATATTCACCTTTCCGCAGTGAATGCCTTTATTATGGCGGATGTGAAGCCTGTTTTTGTCTATCCGTCCGCACGGGAAACGGATGTGCCCTGCGTGGTGAGCGTGCAGGACGTCGCCTCCGCGGTGGCCCTCCATAAAAAGGCAAAAGCGGTCTACCTGACCTATCCGAACTATTACGGGCTGTGCGCGGACCTGAACGGCATTTGCGCGGTGGCGCACGAAGCGGGGATGAAGGTGATCTGCGACGCCGCCCATGCCGCCGCTTTTGATTTTTCGGACCTGCTGCCCACAGCGCCCGCGCCTGCGGGATGTGACGTTTGGACGTGCAGCCTGCACAAGACGCTTGGCGCGATGAACCAGTGCGCCGTGCTGAATGCCGGAGTGGAATCGGGCCTTCAGCCGGAGGTTATTCAGGCGCGGCTCAATATGCTCCAGACGACGAGTCCTTCCTATCTCTTGCTGGCTTCGGCCGACTATGCGCTTGGATTCATGCGAGAGGAGGGAAGGCAAAAACTCAACACAGCGATCCAGCTTGTAGAAGAGAATATGCGCCGGATCGAAGCGCTTGGGGGATACAGGTGCGTGTTTCAGGATGTTCCAAAGCAAACGGGAGCTTACGACCGGGATATCCTGCGGCTTGTGATCGATGTGACGGACCGCGGCGTAAGCGGTTTTGGCGCGGCGCGCTTCCTGCAGGAAAAAGGAATTGCCGTAGAAACTGCGGATATCGCCAATATTGTGCTGATCTGCACGGCTGCCGATACGGCGGAAGATTTTGAACTGCTGAAAGCGGCGCTTTCAGAGATCAAAGGATCGAACTATAAGATCCGCCGGATGATGACGGCGGAGGATTTGAAGCAGGTATACCTGCCGCAGGTTTCGATGCCCATGCGCAGAGCCTTTTTTGCCGAACGGCGCAGTGTGCCTCTGGAGGAGGGCATCGGATGCATTGCGGCGGCGCCCGCGGGGGCCTATCCGCCCGGCGTGCCGGTGATCCTGCCCGGGCAGAAAATAACGGAAGACATGGTGGATTACCTGGTATTACTGAGAAACCGTGGATACGGCCTTTTCGGTATTTACCGCAATGAAATAGAAATTGCTTGTGTTTAG
- a CDS encoding DUF362 domain-containing protein: MAYKISDACISCGACAADCPVNAISDGGDQYQINADECIDCGACAATCPVEAISEA, from the coding sequence ATGGCATACAAAATTTCGGACGCTTGCATCTCTTGCGGAGCTTGCGCGGCAGACTGCCCGGTAAACGCGATTTCCGACGGAGGCGATCAGTATCAGATCAACGCCGACGAGTGCATCGATTGCGGTGCTTGTGCTGCTACGTGCCCTGTGGAAGCGATTTCCGAGGCGTAA
- the tmk gene encoding dTMP kinase: MFITFEGVDGCGKSTQMRFLSEYLIEEWSICPVLTREPGGCNISEKIRDLVLDIENREMSDRTEALLYAAARAQHVEEVIAPAVRDGQIVLCDRFIDSSLAYQGVGRGLGIEAVMDINRFAMGDMMPDKTFFLDFPPHLAFERMSKKRVHDRLETQEEEFYIMLYNGFVKFSEMYPDRIVRIDASGDKYATQDIVRTKMEEILRENGFCNE, from the coding sequence TTGTTTATTACATTTGAGGGAGTAGACGGCTGCGGAAAAAGCACGCAGATGCGCTTTTTATCGGAATACCTGATAGAGGAATGGAGCATTTGCCCAGTTCTCACGCGCGAACCGGGAGGCTGCAATATTTCCGAAAAGATACGGGACCTCGTGCTCGATATTGAAAACAGGGAAATGAGCGACAGGACGGAGGCCCTGCTGTATGCCGCCGCGCGCGCGCAGCATGTGGAAGAAGTGATTGCCCCCGCCGTGCGGGACGGGCAGATCGTCCTGTGCGACCGCTTTATCGATTCGTCCCTCGCCTATCAGGGAGTGGGCCGGGGTCTTGGGATCGAGGCCGTGATGGATATCAATCGCTTTGCGATGGGCGATATGATGCCGGACAAAACGTTTTTCCTTGATTTTCCGCCGCACCTCGCCTTTGAACGGATGAGCAAAAAGCGCGTGCATGACAGGCTCGAGACACAGGAAGAAGAGTTTTATATCATGCTTTACAACGGTTTTGTGAAGTTCTCGGAGATGTACCCGGACCGCATCGTCCGCATCGACGCTTCGGGAGACAAATACGCGACGCAGGATATTGTGCGCACAAAAATGGAAGAAATCCTCAGGGAAAACGGCTTTTGCAATGAATGA
- a CDS encoding TatD family nuclease-associated radical SAM protein, with the protein MGNGLDTYIYRIGDRNYINLTNKCTNDCEFCVRRTEKGVAGYELWMEKEPSAQDIIDLLEKDKTDVVFCGYGEPTIKIDELKEIAAYVKNYGGHTRINTNGHASVYHGRDIAKELVGLIDEVSISLNEADAKKYERVVHSRYGEDGFRYMLNFARDCVKYGIKTTLSVVDVISPEDIETCRRIAEDIGADFRVRHYIA; encoded by the coding sequence ATGGGAAACGGTTTGGATACATATATTTACAGGATCGGGGACAGAAATTATATCAATCTGACGAACAAATGCACAAATGATTGCGAGTTCTGCGTGCGCAGGACGGAAAAAGGGGTCGCCGGATACGAGCTTTGGATGGAGAAGGAACCGTCGGCGCAGGATATTATAGACCTGCTTGAAAAGGATAAGACCGACGTCGTATTTTGCGGCTATGGGGAACCGACGATCAAAATTGACGAATTAAAGGAAATTGCCGCTTATGTGAAAAATTACGGCGGCCATACGCGCATCAACACCAACGGACATGCGAGCGTCTATCACGGCCGCGATATTGCAAAGGAGCTTGTAGGGCTGATTGACGAAGTTTCCATCAGCCTTAATGAGGCGGATGCGAAGAAATATGAGCGCGTGGTGCACAGCCGCTACGGGGAGGACGGATTTCGTTATATGCTCAATTTTGCCCGGGATTGCGTCAAATACGGCATTAAGACAACGCTTTCGGTAGTGGATGTAATCAGCCCGGAGGATATCGAAACCTGCCGCAGGATCGCGGAGGATATCGGTGCGGACTTCCGGGTGCGTCATTATATCGCTTAG
- the metG gene encoding methionine--tRNA ligase, translating into MSEKFYITTPIYYPSDKLHIGHAYCTTAADSIARFKRQTGYDVMFLTGTDEHGQKIEKIATEKGMSPKEYVDGVVAQIKELWKLMDITNDDFIRTTDKRHEECVQKIFQKLYDQGDIYKSEYESWYCTPCEAFWTDRQLVDGKCPDCGREVHKVKEESYFFRASKYADQLIQYIKDHPEFIQPESRKNEMLNNFLLPGLEDLCVSRSSFKWGIPVPFDKDHVMYVWIDALSNYISALGYLSDDDSKFRKYWPADLHLVGKEIVRFHTITWPTILMALGLPLPKRVYGHGWLTLQGGKMSKSRGNVVDPVVLVGRYGVDAIRYFLMREAPLGSDLMFSNELLLSRINADLANDLGNLLSRTVAMIGKYFGGEVPRAGKTEPEDRELLAIAEALPGKMDALVSEWKVSEALTEIWQYIGMLNKYIDITMPWALAKDETKKERLGSVMYHLAEGLRIVSVLIESVMPQTAVKMRRQLGVDRKPELTSWESVSAYGRLPEGTRVEKGEAIFPRIDIEKELAELDKLMAAAQTEKAQEKEPETEQITIGDFKKVQLKTALVTACENLEGSDKLLKLTVKCGQETRTIVSGIRESFTAEEMVGKTVVIVANLKPAKLRGTLSEGMILAVGDNPEVALVTADAKDGMTVG; encoded by the coding sequence ATGAGCGAAAAATTTTATATTACCACACCAATTTACTATCCCAGCGACAAGCTTCATATCGGGCATGCGTACTGCACGACGGCCGCAGACAGCATCGCGCGCTTCAAGCGTCAGACCGGATATGACGTGATGTTCCTTACGGGGACGGACGAGCACGGCCAGAAGATCGAAAAGATTGCGACGGAAAAAGGCATGTCGCCCAAGGAATATGTGGATGGCGTGGTGGCGCAGATCAAGGAACTGTGGAAGCTGATGGATATTACAAACGACGATTTTATCCGCACGACCGACAAGCGCCACGAGGAATGCGTACAGAAGATATTCCAGAAGCTTTATGACCAGGGCGATATCTATAAAAGCGAATACGAGAGCTGGTATTGTACGCCGTGCGAGGCGTTTTGGACGGACCGCCAGCTTGTGGACGGAAAATGCCCGGACTGCGGACGCGAGGTGCATAAAGTGAAGGAAGAAAGTTATTTTTTCCGTGCATCCAAATATGCGGATCAATTGATCCAATATATCAAAGACCATCCCGAATTTATCCAGCCGGAATCCCGCAAGAATGAAATGCTTAACAACTTTCTGCTTCCGGGGCTGGAAGACCTGTGCGTATCCCGCTCTTCCTTCAAATGGGGAATCCCGGTTCCGTTTGATAAGGACCATGTGATGTATGTTTGGATCGACGCGCTGTCAAACTACATTTCCGCCCTTGGCTACCTTTCGGATGACGACAGCAAATTCCGCAAATACTGGCCGGCGGACCTGCATCTTGTGGGAAAGGAAATCGTACGGTTCCACACGATTACCTGGCCGACGATCCTGATGGCGCTTGGCCTGCCCCTTCCAAAGCGGGTTTACGGGCATGGATGGCTCACCCTGCAGGGCGGGAAGATGAGCAAAAGCCGCGGCAACGTGGTAGACCCGGTAGTGCTCGTCGGACGTTACGGCGTGGATGCGATCCGTTATTTCCTGATGAGGGAAGCGCCGCTTGGCAGCGACCTTATGTTCTCGAACGAGTTGCTGCTTTCGCGGATCAACGCCGATCTGGCGAACGATCTCGGAAACCTGCTTTCCCGCACGGTGGCTATGATCGGAAAATATTTTGGCGGGGAAGTACCGCGGGCGGGTAAAACGGAGCCTGAGGACCGGGAGCTGCTCGCCATTGCCGAAGCGCTGCCCGGCAAGATGGACGCGCTGGTAAGCGAATGGAAGGTGTCTGAAGCCCTGACGGAAATCTGGCAGTATATCGGCATGCTGAATAAATATATCGACATCACGATGCCGTGGGCGCTTGCGAAGGACGAAACGAAAAAGGAGCGCCTCGGAAGTGTAATGTATCACTTGGCGGAGGGGCTGCGCATTGTAAGCGTGCTTATCGAAAGCGTTATGCCGCAGACAGCCGTAAAGATGAGACGGCAGCTCGGCGTGGACCGGAAACCGGAGCTTACCAGTTGGGAGAGCGTCAGCGCCTACGGACGGCTCCCGGAGGGAACGCGCGTCGAAAAAGGGGAAGCGATCTTCCCTCGTATCGACATCGAAAAAGAGCTTGCGGAGCTCGATAAGCTGATGGCGGCGGCACAAACGGAAAAAGCGCAGGAAAAAGAACCGGAAACGGAACAGATCACGATCGGCGATTTTAAAAAGGTACAGCTGAAAACCGCTCTTGTAACAGCATGCGAGAATCTTGAAGGATCGGATAAGCTTTTGAAATTGACGGTGAAGTGCGGGCAAGAGACACGGACTATCGTTTCTGGGATTCGCGAGAGCTTCACAGCGGAGGAAATGGTTGGGAAGACGGTTGTTATCGTTGCCAACCTGAAGCCCGCTAAGCTGCGCGGTACGCTTTCCGAAGGGATGATTCTCGCCGTTGGCGATAACCCGGAAGTGGCGCTTGTGACTGCGGATGCAAAGGATGGAATGACCGTTGGATAA
- the rsmI gene encoding 16S rRNA (cytidine(1402)-2'-O)-methyltransferase has product MAAKGSKSSRRWWCTAGTAAKRTRLGKYIIGTGFKMDVGKLLLVATPIGNLGDITLRALEALREADVVAAEDTRRTVKLLNHYAIKNKLVSFHEYSREARFEEILGLLAVGKKVALVSDAGTPVISDPGYELVRRCIEKGIEVESIPGACAAVTAVTLSGMDCSRFLFWGFLSPKQAARRRELEEIQEKGIPCVVYESPNRILKLLADVCDICGAETRVCVCRELTKLHEESLRMTAGEARAELGGREAIKGEFVVVIDPQPAETEKLSEQRIAQEVEKRLQSGMTKKSAAAEVAKEYGLPKNRVYGIALGSGKRE; this is encoded by the coding sequence ATGGCAGCGAAGGGATCGAAGTCCTCCCGCCGCTGGTGGTGTACCGCGGGGACGGCAGCGAAACGGACGAGATTAGGAAAATATATCATCGGGACGGGATTTAAAATGGATGTTGGAAAACTGCTGCTGGTGGCGACACCGATCGGAAACCTTGGGGATATTACGCTGCGTGCGCTTGAGGCGCTCAGGGAAGCGGACGTGGTCGCGGCGGAGGACACCCGGCGGACGGTAAAACTTCTTAACCATTATGCGATCAAAAATAAACTGGTGAGCTTTCACGAATACAGCAGGGAAGCGCGTTTTGAGGAAATACTCGGCCTCTTGGCCGTGGGAAAAAAAGTGGCGCTTGTTTCGGATGCCGGAACGCCCGTCATTTCCGATCCCGGATACGAGCTTGTACGGCGGTGCATCGAAAAGGGGATTGAAGTTGAAAGCATACCGGGAGCATGCGCTGCGGTCACGGCGGTGACGCTTTCCGGGATGGATTGTTCCCGTTTTTTGTTTTGGGGATTTCTGAGTCCCAAACAGGCGGCGCGGCGGCGCGAACTGGAGGAAATCCAGGAAAAGGGCATTCCTTGCGTCGTCTATGAAAGCCCTAACCGTATTTTAAAGCTGCTTGCGGATGTGTGCGATATATGCGGCGCGGAAACGCGGGTATGCGTGTGCCGCGAGCTTACCAAGCTCCACGAGGAAAGCCTGCGCATGACAGCGGGAGAGGCAAGGGCGGAGCTTGGCGGCAGGGAGGCTATAAAAGGCGAATTTGTCGTAGTGATTGATCCGCAGCCGGCCGAAACGGAAAAGCTCTCGGAGCAACGGATCGCGCAGGAGGTGGAAAAACGGCTGCAAAGCGGGATGACAAAAAAATCTGCAGCCGCGGAGGTGGCGAAGGAATACGGACTTCCCAAAAACAGGGTTTACGGAATCGCGCTTGGAAGTGGAAAACGCGAATAA
- a CDS encoding 2-phosphosulfolactate phosphatase has translation MKVVCSAVFRDLPIHELQDRTAVMVDALRASATIITAISNGCDRVVPTGEANEAAAIKKISEGNVLLCGEIAAQKVGGFDLGNSPLEYTQNVVQDMVILYSTSNGSIAVKELAAADNVLIGTFINAQAVAKKAVSLGSDIVLVCAGTKRKFSMDDIIAMGCILDRMLKIGGDIELDDMGRVALKLYHDANHDILGALEGSTQFEYLKQLKLYDDLEYCTREDMFDVVPVYQEGVIIKG, from the coding sequence ATGAAAGTAGTATGTTCGGCGGTCTTCCGGGACCTGCCAATCCATGAATTGCAAGACAGGACGGCTGTAATGGTAGATGCGCTTCGCGCGTCCGCAACCATCATTACGGCAATTTCAAACGGGTGCGACAGGGTAGTTCCCACAGGAGAGGCAAACGAAGCTGCCGCGATCAAAAAGATCTCGGAGGGCAATGTTCTTTTGTGCGGGGAAATCGCGGCCCAGAAGGTGGGCGGTTTCGATTTGGGGAATTCTCCTTTGGAGTATACGCAAAACGTTGTACAGGATATGGTTATTTTGTATTCCACATCCAATGGTTCCATTGCGGTTAAAGAACTGGCGGCTGCGGACAACGTCCTGATCGGCACCTTCATCAACGCGCAGGCGGTTGCGAAAAAGGCGGTGTCCCTCGGAAGCGATATCGTTCTGGTTTGCGCGGGGACGAAGCGGAAATTCTCAATGGACGACATTATTGCGATGGGCTGCATCCTTGACCGGATGCTGAAGATAGGCGGCGACATTGAGCTTGACGATATGGGAAGAGTTGCCCTGAAATTGTACCACGACGCGAACCACGATATTCTCGGGGCGCTGGAAGGCAGTACGCAGTTTGAATACTTGAAGCAGCTTAAGCTGTATGACGATCTGGAGTATTGCACGCGTGAGGATATGTTCGACGTCGTTCCGGTATATCAGGAGGGAGTTATCATCAAAGGATAA